The Halobacillus amylolyticus nucleotide sequence ATGGTTTTAGATATTATTTCCGAAGTGAGAGAGAAACAGCCGCTAATTCACAACTTAACGAACCAAGTTGTCATGAACTTTAGTGCCAATGGATTGTTGGCCTTTGGTGGCTCACCGATTATGGCGATGGCTAAGGAAGATGCAGCAGAGATAGCGAAATTGTCAGATGGTGTGTTGATAAATATCGGTACGTTAGCAGAGGCGCAGGTTCAATCAATGATTATAGCTGGGAAGGCAGCAAACGAGAAGGGGATTCCTGTCGTGATAGACCCTGTTGGTGTGGCGGCAACAACACTTCGTACGAAAGCTTTTCAGCGGATCGCTGCAGAAGTGCAGCCTACAGCCATTAAAGGAAATGCAGGCGAGCTAGCCCATCTTGTAGGGATGTCTTTGGAAACAAAAGGCGTCGATTCCGTCGATACAGACAATGCCGATGAGATCACTCGGAAAGTTGCTAATAAATTTGACACGCTAGCTATTGTGACGGGTAAAGTGGATGTGATTTCAGACGGGGAAGAGATGATCAGCAATCAAACAGGTCATGCCTGGCTGTCGCAAGTGACTGGGGCTGGTTGCTTACTCGGATCGATCTTGACAGCCTGCTTGTCAACGACAGGTACACCTCTGAAACAAGCTTATACAGCCGTTAAGTTTTATGGGCTAGCCGCAGAGCAGGCTGCCTCTCAACCTGAGGTAAATGGTCCAGGTACGTTTGCCGCTCATTTTATCGATGCGCTAGCTATGGATCTATCACAATTAGAGGGATCTTCTTCATGAATCTACAGGAGAGACTAAGGAAATACCTCATTATGGGCAGTCAAAATTGCCAGCGTGATTCTGTTGCGATTCTAGAAGAGGCGATTGCAGGTGGAATCACGGCCTTTCAATTTCGTGAAAAAGGGCCGAATGCGCTTGAGGGAGAGGAAAAGCTCGAACTTGGTTTGAAGTTACGCCAGCTTTGCCGGAAGCATCATGTGTTGTTTATTGTAAATGATGATAGCGTTTTGGTGGAACCATTAGAAGCGGATGGTATTCATGTCGGGCAAGACGATATGGACGTTGAGGATTTACGTTCGACTTTTCCTAATAAGATTATAGGATTATCGGTTTCTAGTGAAGCTGAGGTTAGGAATAGTGCAATAGATGTAGTAGATTATTTGGGAGCGGGTCCAGTATTCGGGACATCGACGAAGGTGGATGCCAAGGCGCCTGTTGGCGTGGAGTGGATTACGAGTGTGAAAGCGATGTTTCCCGATATGCCACTCGTTGGAATTGGCGGGATTACGGCCCAGAATTCTCGCTCTGTGTTGGTAGCGGGTGCTGATGGGGTATCTGTCATATCGGCGGTGACGCATGCTGATGATGTCCGCAGTGTAGTGGAGCAACTCTAGGCGCTAGGCCGCCGTGTTATCGGCGGCCAGCGCCGATAAAAGTAAAGTGAGCGCCGATAAAAGTAAAGTGAGCGCCGATAAAAGTAAAGTGAGCGCCGATAAAAGTAAAGTGAGCGCCGATAAAAGTAAAGTGAGCGCCGATAAAAGTAAAGTGAGCGCCGATAAAAGTAAAGTGAGCGCCGATAAAAGTAAAGTGAGCGCCGATAAAAGTAAAAGGAGCCAGGAGCAAAAATTTAGCCCCTGGCTCCTTCTACTTTCATCATTCTTCAGTCAATAGTTTGAATAAATGAATCTACTATATTGTTAAACCGCTCGGGCTCTTCTAAAAAGGGGCAGTGGCAGCTATTTTCAAAAAGTTCTAAGCGGGAATTTGCAATTTCTTTGTGCAAATGTTCCCCTGCAGCGACGGGAATAAGTTTCTCAGCTTTGCCGAAGCAAAGTAAAGTAGGTACCGTAATCGATGATAGGTATGGCCGGCAGTCGATTATTGATTGGTCAAATAGAATTGCACTTGCAATCGAAGCGGGAAGCCGCGTTGTTTCCTCGAGCATCCACTCCATCTCTTGTTTAGGTATGTCATCCTTAAACATTAAGGGGATAAACCCAGATAATAATCCTCTTTGATCTGTTTGGATATCACGCATCATGCCAGTTAATGCAGGAAGGTCAAATGCACCAATATCGAAGTCATCCCATTTAAAATCAGATGCCAATTCATCAACGATAACCGTCGCTTTGATATTTTTTTGCCCAAATTGATGAAGGTATTCCCAAATTACAAAGGCGCCCATTGACCAGCCTAAAAGAGTTATATCCTTGAGTTTAAGCTTATCAACGAATTGCTTTACATCCCGAGCGTAAGTGGCTACTGTATGCCCAAAACTCACATGTGAGGATCGACCGTGCCCCCGCAGGTCTAAAGTTATCACCCGATAACTTTCACGAAAGTAGGGAAGTTGCTTTTGAAAAAAACGGCTACTCATCCAAACTCCATGAAGGAATAATATTGGCTTTCCTTCTCCAACATCCTCATAATACAGCTCTGTACCATCATCAAGATGTATAGATGACATTACGATCGCCTCCCTGTTTTATTTACTTATTACTATGTTTCAATTAAAAGTTTTATCTTCTAGAGCAGTGGGATCACCTCTAAACCCATTCCATTCTTTCATCTTAAATCCCTTCTAATTTTTAAAAAGTTCACTTAAAAGCACTTATCTAGAGGATGTTCATAGCCCATTCTCTCTTAAAATTAAATTTACAAAAAATCAAGAGAAAATTAGGAAGTTTATGTGTCATTTATGAGGATATTCTGTTACAATTATTATAATAAGAATACGCTTACAAGGAATCATTTAAATAAGGAGATGGATTCAATGGGTATTGTGCTAATGTTTCTATTAATTGCAACGGTTGCCCCATTTGTGTTTATTCATTTGAAAAAGACGAAGCTTGCTATTGTTCAAACGATTTTGCTCGTGGGGATGTGGCTGTATTTCTTTGAGGCGATGTTCATAGTAGCTCCTGCAGCCTTTTCTATTCCATGGGTCATGTTCTATTTGAGCCTCGTTGTTTCTGAAATAGCTTGGATCATGTTTGTAATACACGTTGCCAATTCACATGCAAAATATCAGGCGAGCTATCAGTAAAAAATAAAAGCCTCCTTTCCATTTTCAGGAAAGGAGGCTTTTTGTTCTGTGCTCTATTGCCGAGCTTGAACATAAAATAACTGCAGCAATGCTTGTAAAAAAGCAATGACTGATATGACGAATAGCAGAGTCTTAAACGTATAATCCGAATAAAGTGCTCCCCAAAGTGTAAAAGATGCCAATATGATGCAAAGAACAAAGCTAATTATATTCTTCCAAGGCAATCCACCAGGCTCATGGCCGTATCCGCCGTATAGTTCTTTATTTTTTTCCAAACCCTACACCACCCTGGAGAATTTTAAAGTGTTTTTCCTAAGATTGAATAATTTCTGTGTTAGCATCTGCCAATACATATTTTAATGGCCGCTATGTTGCTCATGCTGTTCTAGTTGCTCTTGTTGATGATGCTCACCGCCATTATGGTCATGGCCAAACGACATTGTAAATAGAGAACCAGCGACTACGATAGCCGCCAGAACAAAACCGTGAAACATCATGTTCCATGGTACATGACCGCTGCGGCTTTCGGATTCAGTCATATGCATGAACATGAACAACTGGATTCCAGCCTGAATGACTGCTAGAACCATGATCGAAACGATGATCCAAGTCGTTGACAAATTGGATCCAAGTGCAGCCCAAACGGCAAGCAGCGTTAAGGCAATAGACAAGACGAAGCCAACAATGTGTTGAACAGGAATACGTTTTGTATGTTCTGCCATGTTAAACCACCATCCCGATTAAATAAACGCTTGTAAAGATGAAGATCCAGACGACGTCAAGGAAGTGCCAATATAGGCTGATAATGAAGACTTTTCGACTGGTAACAGGAGTCAGACCACGTTTCGCAAGTTGTAATAACAAAAGGATGGCCCAACCAATTCCGAGCGTCACGTGCAAGCCGTGTGTACCTGCCAGCACGAAGAAGCTTGACCAGAAGGCACTCGATTGTAATGTAGCCCCTTCATGGGCATAATGAATGAACTCATATATTTCAAAACCAAGGAACCCAAGGCCAAGGAGCAATGTAATAATCAGCCAGGTTGTCAGTCCTTTTACGGAACCCCTTCGCATTTCATGAATAGCAATACCACATGTAAAGGAGCTTGTGAGCAACATAAACGTCATAATGAGCACGATCCCTGGTTCAAACAGCTCCCCTGGTAATGGTGCATCAGCTGTCCGTCCGAACAAGACAGCATAGGTAGCAAAGAGTGTGGCAAACAGCACAATTTCTGCACCGAGGAAAATCCAAAAACCGAGAATGTTCATCTGCCCTTGTTCCGTGCGATATTCTAACGGACCGGATTTTAGTTCATGTGAACTCATGTTATAACCCCCTTGCCGAGCGTTCAGTACGCTTAATTTCGTCTACTTCAACATGAAATCCATCATCATAATCAAATGACCGGATTCCCATCATTATTAGAACACCGATTAGACCAGCGATAGCCATCCACAACCACTCGAAGACAAGACCAAAACTAGCGATAAACATGATACCCATCATGATGAACGGATGTCCTGTATTACTTGGCATATGAATCGGTTCAAGTTTATCCTCTTCAAACGTTGTTTTGCCTTTTTTCTTCATATCTAAAAAGGCGTCATGGTCCTCAATGTGTGGAACCGTCGCGAAGTTGTAAAAAGGTACTGGTGTTGGAGTGGCCCATTCAAGTGTTCTGCCATCCCAGGAATCGCCAGTTTGTTCACGTTCGCTGTAACGGAAACTGTAGTAAATGTTGTAAACGAAGATAACAAAGCCAATCCCCATGCCGAACGCACCTACAGTAGAAATGACGTTAAGCGGCATCCATTCTGGGATGATTGTGAAAACCCGACGCGGCATACCATCTAAGCCCACGAAATATTGCGGGAAGAAGCAAACATGGAAGCCGATGAGAAAGAACCAGAAGCTTAATTTACCGATCTTCTCATTGAGCTTGTGTCCAAACATCTTCGGGTACCAATAGACAAGGCCTGCAAAACAGGCAAATACTGTACCGGCAATAAGAACGTAATGGAAGTGAGCGACTAAGAAATAAGAATTGTGAAATTGATAGTCTGCTGCGGCCATGCCTAGCATGACACCAGTAACGCCGCCGATAACGAAACTCGGGATAAAGGCGAGTGCCCATAAATTCGCTACGGTAAATTGAATTTTAGATTTATATAATGTAGCTAACCAGTTGAATATTTTCACACCGGTTGGAACAGCAATTAGCATAGTAGAAATAGAGAATACAGAGTTAACGAACGCTCCGGCACCCATTGTAAAGAAGTGGTGTACCCATACGAGAAAGCTTAATCCTGCAATCAAAATCATTGACCACACCATAGCTTTATAACCGAACAGCTGTTTGCGGGCGAATGTGGCAATAATCTCTGAAAAGATACCAAATGCCGGTAGGATAACAATATATACTTCCGGGTGTCCCCACATCCAGAATAAGTTTGCCCACATCATCGGCAAGCCTTCCCCTGTCAAGGTGAAGAATTGGGAACCGAAAATTCTGTCGATCGTCATCAATGCTAAAGCAACTGTCAAAATAGGGAAGGCAAAGACAATGATAAAGGACGTGACTAGGGTTGACCAAGTGAAAATCGGCATTCTAAACATTTTCATGCCTGGAGCACGCATTTTAATAATCGTGACCATAAAGTTAACACCTGTAGCCAATGTTCCTATTCCTGAAAGTTGCAAACCTAGTAAATAAAAGTTCTGGCCAGGGCCGGGACTCATCGCGGCACCGGCGAGGGGTGTATAACTGGTCCAACCCGCATCAGGTGACCCGCCGATAACAAACGAAATATTAAATAACATGGCACCAAAAAGAAACGACCAGAAACTCAGTGCGTTTAAATATGGAAAAGCAACGTCTCGGGCACCAATTTGTAACGGTACGATCACGTTCATTAGCCCGATTAAAAATGGCATGGCCATGAAGATGATCATAACGGTACCGTGGGTTGTGAAAATCTCATTATAGTGTTGTGAATTTAGAAAATTCATGTCTGGAAAAGCCAATTGTGTTCTCATCATCAGTGCATCTACACCACCACGGAACAGCATGGCAAGAGCACTCAGTAAATACATGATTCCAATTTTTTTATGGTCAACGGTGGTCAACCATTCACGCCACAGCCAACCCCACTTTTTAAAGTAGGTTAGGATAAAGATGGTAGCCGCTGTTACGAGCGCGATGGAAACCATCCCTGCATAAATAAGCGGTTCACCTGTGACAAAAAACTCATCTAGTTGCATTATGTTTCACCTGCTTTCTTTGATCACTCTTCATGCGTATCTTCTTCCTCGCCATTTTTCAAATGCAGTGTTTTTCCGTAGGCCTCGCGATGTCGCTTAATAGCATAATCCATCCCAGGAAGCGTACCATGTTTAACCCACTGCAAATGAGTTGATGAGAAAGCCATTTCATCTAACAATCCTGGCTTAAGTAAGGCATTATATTGATCTTGCGTCAGTTTTGGCGCTTCGCTTTGTGTTTCTTCTACCCAATTAGCGAATTCCTCGTCACTTTCGGCATAGACCTCAAATGTCTGTCTAGT carries:
- the thiM gene encoding hydroxyethylthiazole kinase, with the translated sequence MVLDIISEVREKQPLIHNLTNQVVMNFSANGLLAFGGSPIMAMAKEDAAEIAKLSDGVLINIGTLAEAQVQSMIIAGKAANEKGIPVVIDPVGVAATTLRTKAFQRIAAEVQPTAIKGNAGELAHLVGMSLETKGVDSVDTDNADEITRKVANKFDTLAIVTGKVDVISDGEEMISNQTGHAWLSQVTGAGCLLGSILTACLSTTGTPLKQAYTAVKFYGLAAEQAASQPEVNGPGTFAAHFIDALAMDLSQLEGSSS
- the thiE gene encoding thiamine phosphate synthase, producing MNLQERLRKYLIMGSQNCQRDSVAILEEAIAGGITAFQFREKGPNALEGEEKLELGLKLRQLCRKHHVLFIVNDDSVLVEPLEADGIHVGQDDMDVEDLRSTFPNKIIGLSVSSEAEVRNSAIDVVDYLGAGPVFGTSTKVDAKAPVGVEWITSVKAMFPDMPLVGIGGITAQNSRSVLVAGADGVSVISAVTHADDVRSVVEQL
- the qoxB gene encoding cytochrome aa3 quinol oxidase subunit I, which produces MQLDEFFVTGEPLIYAGMVSIALVTAATIFILTYFKKWGWLWREWLTTVDHKKIGIMYLLSALAMLFRGGVDALMMRTQLAFPDMNFLNSQHYNEIFTTHGTVMIIFMAMPFLIGLMNVIVPLQIGARDVAFPYLNALSFWSFLFGAMLFNISFVIGGSPDAGWTSYTPLAGAAMSPGPGQNFYLLGLQLSGIGTLATGVNFMVTIIKMRAPGMKMFRMPIFTWSTLVTSFIIVFAFPILTVALALMTIDRIFGSQFFTLTGEGLPMMWANLFWMWGHPEVYIVILPAFGIFSEIIATFARKQLFGYKAMVWSMILIAGLSFLVWVHHFFTMGAGAFVNSVFSISTMLIAVPTGVKIFNWLATLYKSKIQFTVANLWALAFIPSFVIGGVTGVMLGMAAADYQFHNSYFLVAHFHYVLIAGTVFACFAGLVYWYPKMFGHKLNEKIGKLSFWFFLIGFHVCFFPQYFVGLDGMPRRVFTIIPEWMPLNVISTVGAFGMGIGFVIFVYNIYYSFRYSEREQTGDSWDGRTLEWATPTPVPFYNFATVPHIEDHDAFLDMKKKGKTTFEEDKLEPIHMPSNTGHPFIMMGIMFIASFGLVFEWLWMAIAGLIGVLIMMGIRSFDYDDGFHVEVDEIKRTERSARGL
- the qoxC gene encoding cytochrome aa3 quinol oxidase subunit III — encoded protein: MSSHELKSGPLEYRTEQGQMNILGFWIFLGAEIVLFATLFATYAVLFGRTADAPLPGELFEPGIVLIMTFMLLTSSFTCGIAIHEMRRGSVKGLTTWLIITLLLGLGFLGFEIYEFIHYAHEGATLQSSAFWSSFFVLAGTHGLHVTLGIGWAILLLLQLAKRGLTPVTSRKVFIISLYWHFLDVVWIFIFTSVYLIGMVV
- the qoxD gene encoding cytochrome aa3 quinol oxidase subunit IV, whose amino-acid sequence is MAEHTKRIPVQHIVGFVLSIALTLLAVWAALGSNLSTTWIIVSIMVLAVIQAGIQLFMFMHMTESESRSGHVPWNMMFHGFVLAAIVVAGSLFTMSFGHDHNGGEHHQQEQLEQHEQHSGH
- a CDS encoding alpha/beta fold hydrolase; the encoded protein is MSSIHLDDGTELYYEDVGEGKPILFLHGVWMSSRFFQKQLPYFRESYRVITLDLRGHGRSSHVSFGHTVATYARDVKQFVDKLKLKDITLLGWSMGAFVIWEYLHQFGQKNIKATVIVDELASDFKWDDFDIGAFDLPALTGMMRDIQTDQRGLLSGFIPLMFKDDIPKQEMEWMLEETTRLPASIASAILFDQSIIDCRPYLSSITVPTLLCFGKAEKLIPVAAGEHLHKEIANSRLELFENSCHCPFLEEPERFNNIVDSFIQTID